The following are from one region of the Streptomyces rubrogriseus genome:
- a CDS encoding thymidine phosphorylase codes for MDVISVIRTKRDRGELTGEQIDWVIDAYTRGEVADEQMSSLAMAILLNGMNRGEIARWTAAMIASGERMDFSSLSRPTADKHSTGGVGDKITLPLAPLVAACGAAVPQLSGRGLGHTGGTLDKLESIPGWRALLSNEEMLDVLDTTGAVICAAGDGLAPADKKLYALRDVTGTVEAIPLIASSIMSKKIAEGTGSLVLDVKVGSGAFMKTIEDARELASTMVGLGTDHGVKTVALLTDMATPLGLTAGNALEVRESVEVLAGGGPADVVELTLALAREMLDAAGLKDADPAKALADGSAMDVWRRMIAAQGGDPDAALPTSKEQHVVKAGASGVLTRLDAYDIGVAAWRLGAGRARKEDPVQAAAGVELHAKPGDTVTAGQPLLTLHTDTPDRFEYALAAVEGAYDVAPAGTPFTASPVVRERIA; via the coding sequence ATGGACGTCATCTCCGTCATCCGCACCAAGCGGGACCGCGGCGAGCTGACCGGTGAGCAGATCGACTGGGTCATCGACGCCTACACGCGCGGTGAGGTGGCCGACGAGCAGATGTCCTCGCTCGCGATGGCGATCCTGCTCAACGGCATGAACCGCGGCGAGATCGCCCGCTGGACGGCCGCGATGATCGCCTCGGGCGAGCGCATGGACTTCTCGTCCCTGTCCCGCCCGACCGCCGACAAGCACTCCACGGGCGGCGTCGGCGACAAGATCACCCTGCCCCTCGCACCCCTGGTGGCGGCGTGCGGCGCGGCCGTCCCGCAGCTCTCCGGCCGCGGCCTCGGCCACACCGGCGGCACCCTGGACAAGCTGGAGTCCATCCCCGGCTGGCGCGCCCTCCTGTCCAACGAGGAGATGCTGGACGTCCTGGACACCACCGGCGCGGTGATCTGCGCGGCGGGCGACGGTCTGGCCCCGGCCGACAAGAAGCTGTACGCGCTGCGCGACGTGACGGGCACGGTCGAGGCGATCCCGCTGATCGCCTCCTCCATCATGTCCAAGAAGATCGCCGAGGGCACCGGATCGCTGGTCCTGGACGTGAAGGTGGGCTCCGGCGCCTTCATGAAGACCATCGAGGACGCCCGCGAACTGGCCTCCACGATGGTCGGCCTCGGCACCGACCACGGCGTGAAGACGGTCGCGCTCCTCACCGACATGGCCACCCCCCTCGGCCTGACCGCGGGCAACGCCCTGGAGGTCCGCGAGTCGGTCGAGGTCCTGGCGGGCGGCGGTCCGGCGGACGTGGTCGAGCTGACGTTGGCCCTGGCCCGCGAAATGCTCGACGCGGCGGGCCTGAAGGACGCCGACCCGGCGAAGGCACTGGCCGACGGCTCCGCGATGGACGTCTGGCGCCGCATGATCGCGGCCCAGGGCGGCGACCCGGACGCGGCCCTGCCCACGTCGAAGGAGCAGCACGTGGTGAAGGCGGGCGCCTCCGGCGTCCTGACCCGCCTCGACGCCTACGACATCGGCGTCGCCGCCTGGCGCCTGGGCGCGGGCCGCGCCCGCAAGGAGGACCCGGTGCAGGCCGCCGCGGGCGTCGAACTCCACGCCAAGCCCGGCGACACGGTCACCGCGGGCCAGCCCCTCCTCACCCTCCACACGGACACCCCGGACCGCTTCGAGTACGCGCTGGCGGCGGTGGAGGGCGCGTACGACGTGGCCCCGGCGGGCACGCCCTTCACCGCCTCGCCGGTGGTGCGGGAACGCATCGCCTGA
- a CDS encoding Uma2 family endonuclease: MSALTVSQEPDQNWDDLVRFWEEMDWPEGSKVEIIEGIITVSPAPGLPHNDITDRIQRRLYAVIPDRWGIYQTLALSVPSRLGMLIPDLVVTQLPDHTESDTHIPAALAELVVEVTSKSDARHDRIGKPAACATAGIPLYLLVDRWAPGGPTATLYGEPKGDVYRVLSAAKFGDSLTLPAPFDLTIDTGEFPEA, translated from the coding sequence ATGAGCGCACTCACCGTGAGCCAGGAGCCCGACCAGAACTGGGACGACCTCGTCCGGTTCTGGGAGGAGATGGATTGGCCCGAGGGCAGCAAGGTGGAGATCATCGAGGGGATCATCACCGTGTCACCAGCTCCGGGACTGCCTCACAACGACATCACCGATCGCATTCAGCGCCGTCTGTACGCGGTGATCCCTGACCGATGGGGGATCTATCAGACCCTCGCGCTATCGGTGCCGTCTCGCCTCGGGATGCTGATCCCGGATCTTGTGGTGACCCAGTTGCCGGATCACACGGAGTCCGACACCCACATCCCCGCCGCCCTCGCGGAGCTCGTCGTCGAAGTCACCTCCAAGTCCGACGCCCGGCACGACCGCATCGGCAAGCCCGCCGCCTGCGCCACCGCGGGGATCCCCCTCTACCTGCTCGTCGACCGCTGGGCACCCGGCGGCCCCACCGCGACGCTGTACGGCGAACCGAAGGGTGATGTCTACCGGGTGCTGAGCGCCGCGAAGTTCGGCGACTCCCTCACGCTCCCCGCACCCTTCGACCTGACCATCGACACCGGTGAGTTCCCCGAGGCCTGA